A region of Gemmatimonadales bacterium DNA encodes the following proteins:
- a CDS encoding riboflavin synthase, producing MFTGIVTAVGMVRAVKATAKGFEITVAAPYRGVVIGESIAVDGACLTVVRRGKGTFAFQAVTTTRGRTNFGSFRAGRPVNLERALKVGDRLGGHLVSGHVDGVGTVVRRKVREDAVLLDIRVPRPVGALSVLHGSICVDGVSLTVNALPKTGVVQVSLIPHTLKATTLGGAKAGTRVHLEADQVGRFVMQGLAPYRAGKARRR from the coding sequence ATGTTCACCGGCATCGTCACGGCCGTCGGCATGGTGCGCGCGGTGAAAGCGACCGCGAAAGGGTTCGAGATCACGGTCGCCGCCCCGTATCGAGGGGTCGTCATCGGCGAGAGCATCGCGGTGGATGGCGCGTGCCTCACCGTCGTCCGCAGAGGCAAGGGTACGTTCGCCTTCCAGGCGGTGACGACTACCCGCGGCCGCACCAACTTCGGGTCGTTCCGCGCGGGGCGACCGGTCAACCTGGAGCGCGCGCTAAAGGTGGGTGACCGGCTGGGCGGGCACCTGGTGTCGGGGCACGTGGACGGCGTCGGGACGGTCGTACGCCGGAAGGTGCGGGAAGACGCGGTTCTCCTCGACATCCGCGTGCCCAGGCCGGTCGGGGCGCTCTCCGTACTCCACGGCTCGATATGCGTGGACGGTGTGAGCCTCACTGTCAACGCCCTGCCGAAGACCGGTGTGGTGCAGGTGTCGCTCATCCCCCACACCCTGAAGGCCACCACCCTGGGTGGAGCTAAAGCCGGGACCCGCGTACATTTAGAGGCCGACCAGGTCGGCAGGTTCGTGATGCAGGGGCTGGCGCCCTACAGGGCTGGCAAGGCGCGGAGGCGTTGA
- a CDS encoding bifunctional 3,4-dihydroxy-2-butanone-4-phosphate synthase/GTP cyclohydrolase II: MPFGTVEQAIRDVAAGKLVIVADDEGRENEGDLIGAAEKVTPEMVNFMALHGRGLVCVTLTPERCRALALPQMVDHNTEAHETAFTVSVDATARFGVTTGISAADRAKTIQLAIDPATVPGDLRRPGHVFPLQARPGGVLQRVGQTEASVDLARLAGLYPAGVICEVLNADGTMARRPELEAFAGEHGITFITVAQIVAHRLRHERLVHRVAEARLPTPFGEWSIIGYRNDVDQAEHVALVFSDVAGQPGVLVRMHSKCLTGDVFGSARCDCGWQLQTAMGMIAAEGRGVVVYLDQEGRGIGLLNKLKAYELQDAGHDTVEANQRLGFKPDLRDYGIGAQILLDLGVRSIRILTNNPMKLVGVDGYGLEVVERLPIVPPRTEENAGYLDVKRDKLGHLFTH; encoded by the coding sequence ATGCCGTTCGGAACCGTCGAGCAGGCGATCCGGGACGTCGCGGCGGGCAAGCTCGTGATCGTCGCGGACGACGAGGGCCGTGAGAACGAAGGCGATCTCATCGGAGCGGCCGAGAAGGTCACGCCGGAGATGGTCAATTTCATGGCGTTGCATGGTCGCGGCCTGGTATGCGTCACGCTCACGCCCGAGCGGTGTCGCGCGCTCGCCCTTCCTCAGATGGTCGACCACAACACCGAGGCGCACGAGACCGCGTTCACTGTGAGTGTGGATGCCACGGCGCGCTTCGGTGTCACGACCGGCATCAGCGCCGCCGACCGCGCCAAGACCATCCAGCTGGCCATAGATCCCGCGACGGTGCCCGGCGACCTGCGTCGTCCCGGCCACGTCTTCCCGCTCCAGGCCCGTCCGGGCGGCGTGCTCCAGCGCGTCGGCCAGACGGAGGCGAGCGTGGACCTCGCGCGGCTGGCCGGGCTCTATCCGGCGGGCGTGATCTGCGAGGTGCTGAACGCCGACGGCACCATGGCACGCCGGCCCGAGCTCGAGGCCTTCGCTGGGGAACACGGGATCACGTTCATCACGGTGGCGCAGATCGTGGCCCACCGTCTCCGGCACGAGCGGCTGGTGCACCGCGTGGCCGAGGCGCGGCTGCCTACGCCGTTCGGCGAGTGGTCGATCATCGGCTACCGGAACGACGTGGATCAGGCCGAGCACGTGGCGCTGGTGTTCAGCGACGTGGCCGGCCAGCCGGGCGTCCTGGTGCGGATGCACTCCAAGTGCCTGACCGGCGACGTGTTCGGATCCGCGCGCTGCGACTGCGGGTGGCAGCTCCAGACCGCGATGGGGATGATCGCGGCGGAGGGACGCGGCGTGGTGGTCTATCTCGACCAGGAAGGGCGCGGCATCGGATTGCTCAACAAGCTCAAGGCGTACGAGCTGCAGGACGCGGGACACGACACCGTGGAGGCCAACCAGCGGCTCGGCTTCAAGCCCGACCTGCGCGACTACGGGATCGGCGCCCAGATCCTCCTCGACCTCGGCGTGCGGTCCATCCGCATTCTCACCAACAACCCGATGAAGCTGGTCGGGGTGGACGGCTACGGCCTCGAGGTGGTCGAGCGGCTGCCGATCGTGCCGCCGCGCACCGAGGAGAACGCCGGGTACCTCGACGTCAAGCGCGACAAGCTGGGCCACCTCTTCACTCACTGA
- the ribH gene encoding 6,7-dimethyl-8-ribityllumazine synthase codes for MAETPQGARPLGGRVGIVASRFNENVTARLLAGAKACLAERGVPDERVDVVWVPGAWELPVMVRALLVGGARVPYLSRVPNSYDAVVALGAVIRGETAHFDIIAAEASRGLMALAVEYGVPVGFGLLTCDTLAQALARAGGKSGNKGFEATAAALDVAGQLGARDADTR; via the coding sequence ATGGCCGAAACCCCGCAGGGCGCGCGACCCCTCGGGGGACGCGTTGGCATCGTCGCCAGCCGATTCAACGAGAATGTGACCGCGCGGCTCCTGGCCGGCGCGAAGGCGTGCCTGGCTGAGCGCGGCGTCCCGGACGAGCGCGTGGACGTGGTCTGGGTGCCGGGGGCGTGGGAGTTGCCGGTGATGGTGCGGGCGCTCCTGGTGGGCGGTGCGCGAGTCCCCTACCTGTCGCGGGTGCCCAACTCCTACGACGCGGTGGTAGCCCTGGGCGCGGTGATCCGGGGCGAGACGGCCCACTTCGACATCATCGCGGCTGAGGCGTCGCGGGGGTTGATGGCTCTCGCCGTCGAATATGGAGTGCCGGTGGGTTTCGGTCTGCTCACCTGCGACACGCTGGCGCAGGCGCTGGCCCGGGCCGGCGGCAAGTCGGGGAACAAGGGGTTCGAGGCGACCGCGGCGGCGCTCGATGTGGCGGGGCAGCTCGGGGCGCGCGATGCCGATACGCGCTGA
- the nusB gene encoding transcription antitermination factor NusB encodes MPIRAETRSRALAIQLLYVWDVAGGGAASGAAAGWDGVLKLATSGRRVEEAAVTLAQQAVARRAELDAHIGRAADRWRMDRIGVVDRNVLRLGTLELALGNVPPKVAIDEAVRMAQWFGGEKSPGFVNGILDRVARDLGRL; translated from the coding sequence ATGCCGATACGCGCTGAGACGCGCTCCCGCGCCCTCGCGATTCAACTGCTATATGTGTGGGACGTGGCCGGCGGAGGGGCGGCTTCCGGCGCCGCGGCCGGCTGGGACGGCGTGCTAAAGCTCGCGACCTCCGGCCGTCGGGTCGAAGAGGCGGCCGTGACGTTGGCTCAGCAGGCCGTGGCGAGGCGGGCCGAGTTGGACGCGCATATCGGCCGCGCGGCGGACCGCTGGCGGATGGATCGGATAGGCGTGGTCGACCGCAACGTGCTCAGGCTGGGGACCTTGGAGTTGGCCTTGGGCAACGTCCCTCCCAAGGTCGCCATCGACGAGGCGGTGCGGATGGCGCAGTGGTTCGGCGGGGAAAAGTCGCCCGGCTTCGTGAACGGCATCCTCGACCGGGTGGCGCGGGACCTTGGGCGGTTGTGA
- a CDS encoding glycosyltransferase family 4 protein produces the protein MKILLINWQDRTNPRAGGAEVHLHEIFGRMVARGHEVHLLCSGYSGAAAEATLDGIRVHRVSSRYGFALAGRGAFRALASQVAPDVVVEDVNKVPLNLPLGWSGPFVLVVPHLFGSTAFREVPWPVGAVVWAAERPMPRVYGRAGVHAISIGTRDDLMARGFRAEAIRVIYPGVDTAHFTPDPTVPRESVPTFLYVGRLKRYKQVDVAIRALRLLVGGRWSEARLWVAGTGEDRSRLEGIAREAGVADRVEFLGYVSEEKKIELYRRAWAAVLPSLKEGWGITNLEAAGCGTPALAADNSALRESVRDGETGFLFTTGDAASCAAAMGRIGEDAGRLERLSCAARAFAKTFSWERTAQETESHLETVAAAWPRG, from the coding sequence GTGAAGATACTTCTAATAAACTGGCAGGACCGTACCAACCCGCGGGCGGGCGGCGCGGAGGTGCACCTGCACGAGATCTTCGGTCGAATGGTCGCGCGGGGCCACGAAGTGCACCTGCTGTGCAGCGGCTACTCCGGGGCCGCGGCCGAAGCGACGCTGGACGGGATCCGGGTCCACCGGGTGTCGTCGCGCTACGGCTTCGCGCTGGCGGGTCGGGGCGCCTTCCGCGCTCTTGCCTCTCAGGTCGCCCCGGACGTCGTCGTCGAGGATGTGAACAAGGTGCCGCTGAACCTCCCTTTGGGCTGGTCCGGCCCGTTCGTGCTGGTCGTGCCTCACCTCTTCGGCTCGACCGCGTTCCGCGAGGTGCCATGGCCCGTCGGCGCGGTGGTGTGGGCGGCGGAGCGGCCCATGCCGCGGGTGTACGGTCGCGCCGGCGTGCACGCGATCAGCATCGGCACGCGTGACGACCTGATGGCTCGCGGGTTCCGTGCCGAGGCGATCCGGGTGATCTATCCGGGGGTGGACACCGCGCATTTCACGCCGGATCCTACCGTGCCCCGCGAGTCCGTGCCGACCTTCCTGTACGTGGGGCGGTTGAAGCGTTACAAGCAAGTAGATGTGGCGATCCGCGCCCTGCGACTACTGGTGGGCGGGCGGTGGAGCGAGGCGCGGTTGTGGGTCGCCGGCACCGGGGAGGACCGCTCGCGTCTCGAGGGTATCGCGCGCGAGGCCGGCGTGGCGGATCGCGTGGAGTTCCTCGGCTACGTGAGCGAGGAGAAGAAGATCGAGCTGTACCGTCGCGCCTGGGCGGCCGTGCTGCCGTCCCTCAAGGAGGGTTGGGGGATCACCAACCTCGAAGCCGCCGGGTGCGGCACTCCGGCCCTCGCCGCCGACAACTCCGCGCTGCGCGAATCGGTGCGCGACGGAGAGACCGGCTTTCTGTTCACCACCGGCGACGCCGCGTCCTGCGCCGCCGCGATGGGTCGTATCGGGGAGGACGCCGGCCGGCTGGAACGGCTGTCATGCGCGGCTCGCGCCTTCGCCAAGACGTTCAGTTGGGAGCGCACCGCGCAGGAAACGGAGTCCCACCTCGAGACCGTTGCGGCCGCATGGCCGCGCGGTTAG
- the raiA gene encoding ribosome-associated translation inhibitor RaiA — MLTTITARHGEVPDALRERAETVVARLARLAHRPVSAQVTFDTDGPRAAAELILKAARGAVLVASAQATDHRTALDRATAKLRRQLDKREPKLRRAAAGKR; from the coding sequence ATGCTGACTACGATCACCGCCCGCCACGGCGAAGTCCCGGACGCGTTGCGAGAACGCGCCGAAACCGTGGTCGCGCGCCTGGCGCGCCTGGCCCACCGGCCGGTGAGCGCGCAGGTCACCTTCGACACCGACGGTCCCCGGGCGGCGGCTGAGCTCATCCTCAAGGCGGCGCGCGGCGCCGTGCTGGTCGCGAGCGCCCAGGCCACCGACCACCGCACCGCGCTGGACCGCGCCACCGCCAAGCTGCGGCGCCAGCTCGACAAGCGCGAGCCGAAACTCCGGCGCGCGGCGGCCGGAAAGCGTTAG
- the hprK gene encoding HPr(Ser) kinase/phosphatase produces the protein MRDLLELRGDRLALDVLSGESGLERELPSGEASSPGLVLAGYTGRFAPGRVFVLGETEVTYLFSLDAAARAQSIETLFKYDFPCLFVTKKQEVPAELLSIAVRRDVAVLRSALKTAEFYHRIIPFLQEAFAPHTTIHGSLADVYGVGLLFIGRSGIGKSECVLDLVERGHRLVADDVVVARRLGHDVLIGRGDEHQHHFMEIRGIGLIDIAALFGIRSVRQQKRIEVVVRLEDWDSTAAYERTGLDGAQTEVLDVTLPLVVVPLNPGKNITVIAEVVAMRHLLKYSGVDSARQFNEKLISRMQGRRAAREYLEEDYE, from the coding sequence ATCCGCGACCTCCTCGAGCTGCGGGGTGACCGGCTCGCCCTCGACGTGCTGTCCGGCGAGTCGGGGCTGGAACGCGAGCTTCCGTCCGGCGAGGCGTCGAGCCCCGGGCTGGTGCTGGCCGGGTACACCGGGCGTTTCGCGCCGGGCCGGGTCTTCGTGCTCGGCGAGACGGAGGTCACGTATCTCTTCTCGCTGGACGCGGCGGCGCGGGCCCAGTCGATCGAGACGCTGTTCAAGTACGACTTCCCATGCCTCTTCGTGACCAAGAAGCAGGAGGTCCCGGCCGAGCTGCTCTCCATCGCGGTGCGGCGCGACGTCGCCGTGCTGCGGTCCGCCCTGAAGACGGCGGAGTTCTATCACCGGATCATCCCGTTCCTCCAGGAGGCGTTCGCGCCGCACACCACGATCCACGGCTCGCTCGCGGACGTGTACGGCGTGGGGCTCCTCTTCATCGGGCGGTCGGGGATCGGCAAGAGCGAGTGCGTGCTGGACCTGGTGGAGCGGGGCCACCGCCTCGTCGCCGACGACGTGGTAGTGGCGCGGCGGCTGGGGCACGACGTGCTGATCGGCCGGGGGGACGAGCACCAGCACCACTTCATGGAGATCCGCGGCATCGGTCTCATCGACATCGCCGCGCTGTTCGGGATCCGCTCGGTGCGCCAGCAGAAGCGAATAGAAGTCGTGGTGCGGCTGGAGGACTGGGACAGCACCGCCGCCTACGAGCGGACGGGGCTCGATGGCGCCCAGACCGAAGTCCTCGACGTGACGCTCCCCCTGGTCGTGGTGCCGCTCAACCCGGGGAAGAACATCACCGTGATCGCCGAGGTCGTGGCGATGCGGCATCTGCTCAAGTACAGCGGCGTGGACTCGGCCCGCCAGTTCAACGAGAAGCTGATCTCCCGCATGCAGGGCCGGCGTGCCGCCCGCGAGTACCTCGAAGAGGACTATGAGTGA
- a CDS encoding PTS sugar transporter subunit IIB, with product MSIDLFRIDDRLIHGQVVVGWGQPMGIEFIVLVDDEVRASDWEQELYRMGVPPSVDVAFASVEEAAAQLAAWEADPRKGIVLTGDIDGMAALCAGANDAITRVNLGGIHYREGRKERLRYIYLTDEEAAKLRALAARNVEITAQDVPTGRAVPLNELMA from the coding sequence GTGAGCATCGACCTCTTCCGCATCGATGACCGACTGATCCACGGGCAGGTGGTCGTGGGGTGGGGGCAGCCGATGGGGATCGAGTTCATCGTGCTGGTGGACGACGAGGTCCGCGCGAGCGACTGGGAGCAGGAGCTGTACCGGATGGGCGTGCCGCCGTCGGTGGACGTCGCCTTCGCGAGCGTCGAGGAGGCGGCCGCGCAGCTCGCGGCCTGGGAGGCGGACCCCCGGAAAGGGATCGTGCTCACCGGAGACATCGACGGCATGGCGGCGCTCTGCGCCGGCGCCAATGACGCGATCACGCGCGTCAACCTGGGCGGCATCCACTACCGCGAAGGGCGCAAGGAAAGGCTGCGCTACATCTACCTCACCGACGAGGAGGCGGCGAAGCTGCGCGCCCTCGCCGCCCGCAACGTGGAGATCACCGCGCAGGACGTACCGACCGGCCGGGCCGTCCCGCTCAACGAGCTGATGGCGTGA
- a CDS encoding PTS sugar transporter subunit IIC gives MTLAAVLAVIGVGTLVGLDVVSVPQAMFSRPLVAGFLGGAVVGRPLSGLAMGALLELFAMETLPVGAARLPDWGPGAVAAGAVVASSGRSSTAGVLGVVLVALATAWIGGWMVHAMRRANAASVSARTTVLETGDVAVLRRILAMGFARDALRSAVLTALALAGAGAVASVLERGWSVAPLVARLALAAASVGVGLWSAWQLFGHGPSARWLGAGLGAGTLVAVLWT, from the coding sequence GTGACGCTCGCAGCCGTCCTCGCGGTGATCGGGGTCGGGACGTTGGTGGGGCTCGACGTGGTCAGCGTGCCCCAAGCGATGTTCTCACGCCCCCTGGTGGCCGGCTTCTTGGGCGGCGCGGTCGTGGGCCGCCCGCTGTCGGGCCTTGCGATGGGCGCGCTGCTCGAGCTGTTCGCGATGGAGACGCTGCCGGTGGGCGCGGCGCGGCTGCCCGACTGGGGTCCCGGCGCGGTCGCCGCCGGGGCGGTCGTGGCGTCGTCGGGTCGGTCGAGTACTGCCGGCGTTCTCGGCGTCGTGCTGGTGGCGCTCGCGACGGCGTGGATCGGCGGGTGGATGGTGCACGCGATGCGCCGCGCCAACGCGGCGTCGGTGAGCGCGCGGACGACGGTGCTCGAGACGGGCGACGTCGCGGTGCTGCGGCGGATCCTGGCGATGGGGTTCGCGCGCGACGCGCTGCGGAGCGCGGTGCTGACCGCGCTCGCGCTCGCCGGGGCGGGCGCGGTGGCCTCGGTTCTGGAGCGGGGGTGGAGCGTCGCGCCGCTCGTCGCGCGGCTGGCGCTGGCGGCGGCGAGCGTCGGGGTAGGGTTGTGGAGCGCGTGGCAGCTGTTCGGGCACGGGCCGTCGGCGCGATGGCTCGGCGCCGGGCTCGGCGCCGGTACGCTGGTGGCGGTGCTGTGGACGTAA
- a CDS encoding PTS system mannose/fructose/sorbose family transporter subunit IID yields the protein MDVTPLRVPSLGAVLSRLFVFQAAWDYERMQGVGFGYAVEPILRTLPGGPSGERYHEALARESRFFNAHPYLGALAVGAAGRAELEGEAPEKIERLRAAMCGPLGALGDRLIWAGWLPACMAVALILVGFGARAWAVLAFLLLYNVVHVYLRVWALQAGWREGLHVAAALTSPLLRFGSEMAGPVAAVLVGAALPILLGWQLSGSPRGVLALGAVLAPLFALIVRVARPRANGMAVAAAVLALTSVCGVWWP from the coding sequence GTGGACGTAACGCCGCTCCGGGTCCCGTCCCTCGGGGCCGTGCTGTCGCGGCTGTTCGTGTTCCAGGCTGCCTGGGACTACGAGCGCATGCAGGGAGTGGGCTTCGGGTACGCCGTCGAGCCGATCCTGCGCACGCTCCCCGGCGGGCCATCCGGCGAGCGGTACCACGAGGCGCTGGCGCGCGAGTCGCGGTTCTTCAACGCGCATCCTTACCTCGGCGCCCTGGCCGTCGGCGCGGCGGGCCGGGCTGAGCTGGAGGGCGAGGCGCCGGAGAAGATCGAGCGGCTGCGGGCCGCGATGTGCGGGCCGTTGGGCGCCCTGGGCGACCGGCTCATCTGGGCGGGATGGCTGCCGGCGTGCATGGCGGTCGCGCTCATCCTGGTCGGGTTCGGCGCGCGCGCCTGGGCCGTTCTGGCGTTCCTGCTGCTCTACAACGTGGTGCACGTCTACCTGCGGGTGTGGGCGCTCCAAGCCGGGTGGCGTGAGGGGCTGCACGTGGCTGCGGCACTGACGTCGCCGCTGCTGCGGTTCGGAAGCGAGATGGCCGGCCCGGTCGCGGCGGTGCTGGTAGGTGCCGCGTTGCCGATCCTGCTCGGGTGGCAGCTGAGCGGGTCGCCGCGGGGAGTACTGGCCCTGGGCGCCGTCCTCGCGCCGCTGTTCGCGCTCATAGTGCGGGTAGCCCGGCCGAGGGCCAACGGCATGGCCGTCGCCGCGGCCGTGCTGGCGCTGACATCGGTGTGCGGGGTGTGGTGGCCGTGA
- a CDS encoding HPr family phosphocarrier protein has protein sequence MRGVVAVMEQAVPVVNSLGLHARPAAQFVKVANRFKASIAVRKDETEVNGKSIMGMMMLSAECGSELRIRCDGDDAEAAMAALSALVRAGFGED, from the coding sequence GTGCGGGGTGTGGTGGCCGTGATGGAGCAGGCGGTGCCGGTCGTGAACTCGCTCGGGCTGCACGCGCGGCCCGCGGCGCAGTTCGTGAAGGTAGCCAATCGGTTCAAGGCCAGCATCGCGGTGCGAAAGGACGAGACGGAGGTCAACGGGAAGAGCATCATGGGGATGATGATGCTGTCGGCCGAATGCGGCAGCGAGCTGCGCATCCGCTGCGACGGCGACGACGCCGAAGCGGCGATGGCGGCGTTGAGCGCGCTGGTGCGCGCCGGCTTCGGGGAGGACTGA
- the ptsP gene encoding phosphoenolpyruvate--protein phosphotransferase produces the protein MPHRVIHGIAVSPGVAVGPALVVRWEIPRVPDHAIREDEVEGEIARLREAFGFAKERIALVREKAAVRAGPEEARIFDAQLMILDDGDLVAGVERLIRENHFAAERAFELKMLEWRGLWMTNGSTLLKDRLIDLTDVEIRVLTRLLGVDEPDILQARPDGPVVLVASDLTPSLTVQLDREAVLAVACEQGTRTSHAAILAHSIGIPAVVALPDVLAKVATGEMVVLDGWAGTLQVQPLPADIEAAYTRDRRRRALDKDLEAAVALPARTTDGAELVLRANLDLPEELDAAVRYRAAGIGLMRTEFLVVGRGRMPAEDEQAELYRRVGASFAGNDVVIRTFDLGGDKFPAAFKMSAEGNPFLGWRAIRVCLDQPEVFRPQIRAILRAAAHARLKLMIPLVTSAEEVDETRAMVSEEATVLRRAGVDVPERLPVGVMVETPAAVMIADRLAEVSDFLSVGTNDLVQYTLAVDRGNARLASRFNPHHPAILRSLAVVQRAGAKAGIEVSVCGEMASDPVSIYLLIGLGYRVLSVAAPSLPLVKWMVRQIDAGSAAACVAPMLEARTAEEVSTRAREALGAVVDLRLLDPSL, from the coding sequence GTGCCGCACCGGGTGATCCACGGCATAGCGGTATCGCCCGGCGTGGCGGTCGGGCCGGCGCTGGTGGTGCGCTGGGAGATCCCACGGGTCCCCGACCACGCCATCCGCGAGGATGAGGTGGAGGGCGAGATCGCGCGCCTGCGCGAGGCGTTCGGGTTCGCGAAGGAGCGCATCGCGCTGGTGCGGGAGAAGGCCGCGGTGCGCGCGGGCCCGGAGGAGGCCCGGATCTTCGACGCCCAGCTCATGATCCTCGACGACGGGGACCTGGTGGCCGGCGTCGAACGGCTCATCCGGGAGAACCACTTCGCCGCCGAGCGGGCGTTCGAGCTCAAGATGCTCGAGTGGCGCGGCCTCTGGATGACCAACGGCAGCACGCTGCTGAAGGACCGGCTGATCGACCTCACCGACGTCGAGATCCGCGTTCTGACCCGGTTGCTGGGTGTGGACGAGCCCGACATCCTCCAGGCGAGGCCGGACGGCCCCGTCGTCCTGGTGGCGAGCGACCTGACGCCGTCGCTCACCGTGCAGCTCGACCGGGAGGCGGTGCTCGCCGTCGCGTGCGAGCAGGGGACGCGGACGTCTCACGCGGCGATCCTCGCCCACTCGATCGGCATTCCCGCGGTGGTCGCGCTTCCCGACGTGCTGGCCAAGGTGGCGACGGGCGAGATGGTCGTGCTCGACGGCTGGGCCGGCACGCTCCAGGTCCAGCCGCTGCCCGCCGACATCGAAGCGGCTTACACCCGCGATCGACGCCGGCGCGCGCTGGACAAGGACCTCGAGGCCGCGGTGGCGTTGCCGGCGCGCACCACCGACGGGGCTGAGCTGGTGCTGCGTGCCAACCTCGACCTGCCGGAAGAGCTCGACGCGGCGGTGCGATACCGCGCCGCCGGCATCGGGCTCATGCGCACCGAGTTCCTGGTCGTGGGACGAGGCCGGATGCCCGCCGAGGACGAGCAGGCGGAGCTGTACCGCCGCGTGGGCGCGTCGTTCGCGGGGAACGACGTCGTGATCCGCACCTTCGACCTCGGCGGGGACAAGTTCCCGGCCGCGTTCAAGATGAGCGCGGAGGGGAACCCTTTCCTCGGCTGGCGCGCGATCCGGGTCTGCCTCGACCAGCCGGAGGTGTTCCGCCCGCAGATCCGCGCGATCCTGCGTGCCGCCGCGCACGCGCGCCTCAAGCTGATGATCCCGCTGGTCACGAGTGCGGAAGAGGTGGACGAGACCCGGGCGATGGTCAGCGAGGAGGCGACGGTGCTGCGCCGGGCGGGCGTGGATGTGCCGGAGCGGCTCCCGGTCGGGGTGATGGTGGAGACGCCGGCTGCCGTGATGATCGCCGACCGGTTGGCCGAGGTCTCCGATTTCCTCTCCGTCGGCACCAACGACCTGGTGCAGTACACCCTGGCGGTGGACCGCGGCAACGCTCGGCTTGCGTCGCGTTTCAACCCGCACCATCCGGCCATCCTGCGCTCGCTCGCGGTGGTGCAGCGGGCGGGGGCGAAGGCCGGAATCGAGGTCTCGGTCTGCGGCGAGATGGCGTCCGACCCGGTCTCCATCTATCTGCTGATAGGGCTCGGCTACCGCGTACTCTCCGTAGCCGCGCCCAGCCTGCCGCTGGTCAAGTGGATGGTCCGGCAGATCGACGCCGGGAGCGCCGCGGCGTGCGTGGCGCCGATGCTCGAGGCCCGCACCGCGGAAGAAGTGTCCACGCGGGCCCGCGAGGCTCTCGGCGCGGTGGTGGATCTGCGCCTCCTCGATCCCTCGTTATAG
- the metK gene encoding methionine adenosyltransferase: MSNERRWLFTSESVTEGHPDKIADQISDAVLDAILLDDPVARVACETFVTTGMAIVGGEITTTTYVNIPAIVRGTLESIGYTDASFGIGAETCAVLTSIDKQSPNIAQGVDTGGAGDQGMMFGYASDETDALMPLPIQLAHGLTHRLSEVRKKGELPWVRPDGKSQVTIEYEGDRPVRVHTVVISTQHAPTVGKEEITRQIIDHVIRPVLGEWINGGDPTYHINPTGLFVVGGPQGDAGLTGRKIIVDTYGGFARHGGGAFSGKDPTKVDRSAAYAARWVAKNIVAGGLAKRCEVQLAYAIGVVQPVSLLVHTFGTSALSEPVLENAVREQFDLSPLGIIEALDLRKPIYRPTAAYGHFGRKPERLKVSGVDKGNEMMVDLFNWERTDRAAELREAANRLAGAAKVPAARR, from the coding sequence TTGAGCAACGAACGCCGCTGGCTTTTCACGTCCGAATCGGTCACCGAAGGGCACCCCGACAAGATCGCCGATCAGATCTCGGACGCGGTCCTCGACGCCATCCTGCTCGACGACCCCGTCGCGCGGGTCGCCTGCGAGACCTTCGTCACCACGGGGATGGCCATCGTTGGTGGCGAGATCACCACCACGACGTACGTCAACATCCCCGCCATCGTCCGCGGGACCCTCGAGTCCATCGGCTACACCGACGCGTCTTTCGGCATCGGCGCCGAGACGTGTGCGGTGCTGACGTCCATCGACAAGCAATCGCCCAACATCGCGCAGGGAGTGGACACGGGCGGCGCCGGCGATCAGGGCATGATGTTCGGGTACGCGTCGGACGAGACCGATGCCCTGATGCCGCTGCCCATCCAGCTCGCGCACGGCCTGACGCACCGGCTGTCCGAGGTCCGCAAGAAGGGCGAGCTGCCGTGGGTGCGTCCCGACGGGAAGTCGCAGGTGACGATCGAGTACGAGGGCGACCGGCCGGTCCGGGTGCACACCGTCGTGATCTCGACGCAGCACGCGCCCACGGTCGGCAAGGAAGAGATCACGCGCCAGATCATCGACCACGTCATCAGGCCGGTGCTGGGCGAGTGGATCAACGGCGGCGACCCCACCTACCACATCAACCCGACGGGGCTCTTCGTGGTCGGCGGGCCGCAGGGCGATGCGGGGCTCACCGGGCGCAAGATCATCGTGGACACCTACGGCGGCTTCGCGCGGCACGGCGGGGGGGCCTTCAGCGGGAAGGACCCGACGAAGGTGGACCGCTCGGCTGCCTATGCGGCGCGCTGGGTGGCCAAGAACATCGTCGCGGGCGGTTTGGCGAAGCGGTGCGAGGTGCAGCTAGCCTACGCCATCGGCGTGGTGCAGCCGGTATCCCTGCTGGTGCACACCTTCGGCACCTCGGCGCTGTCCGAGCCGGTGCTCGAGAACGCGGTGCGCGAGCAGTTCGACCTGTCGCCGCTCGGCATCATCGAAGCGCTCGACCTGCGCAAGCCCATCTACCGCCCGACCGCCGCGTACGGCCACTTCGGCCGGAAGCCGGAGCGGCTCAAGGTCAGCGGCGTCGATAAGGGCAACGAAATGATGGTGGACCTCTTCAACTGGGAGCGGACCGACCGTGCGGCCGAGCTCCGTGAAGCCGCGAACCGTTTGGCCGGCGCCGCGAAGGTGCCCGCCGCCAGGAGATAG